A window of Neisseria canis contains these coding sequences:
- a CDS encoding SpoIIAA family protein, producing MISIREQDYGLDIALYNEFTLEDFRSFEEAALSTVKRIHRPDLLLDLSMLKDFTIDMAVEQLKFLREHEDEFGRIAIVVDDVWIRLGTHISSLLTNQRPKYFDDAASAQAWLRAD from the coding sequence ATGATTTCGATCCGAGAACAAGACTACGGTTTGGACATTGCGCTCTATAATGAGTTTACGTTGGAGGATTTCCGCAGCTTTGAAGAAGCCGCGCTTTCTACGGTCAAGCGCATCCACCGGCCGGATCTGCTGTTGGATTTATCCATGCTGAAGGATTTCACCATCGACATGGCGGTGGAACAGCTTAAGTTTTTGCGCGAACATGAAGACGAATTCGGCCGCATCGCGATTGTGGTGGATGATGTGTGGATTCGTTTGGGTACGCATATTTCAAGCCTGCTTACCAACCAGCGCCCTAAATATTTCGACGATGCGGCGTCTGCACAGGCGTGGTTGCGGGCTGATTAA
- a CDS encoding sulfate/molybdate ABC transporter ATP-binding protein, whose translation MRFDFSVRKTFAAFGLDAALQSDASNIAIVGASGSGKTLTLNILAGLLKADSGHIRIQGESWFDGKKHLPPQERRVGLVFQDYALFPHLTVAQNIAFGLNSGLANPKQRQALAQAAPWLERMQLAHVAAHYPEEISGGQKQRTALARALANRPKLLLLDEPFSALDTDLRAQMRQEVNELAKEQGVPLILITHDMQDAEALADEIWRMDAGSLGMA comes from the coding sequence ATGCGGTTTGATTTTTCGGTGCGGAAAACATTTGCCGCGTTCGGGCTGGATGCCGCTTTGCAGTCCGACGCATCCAATATCGCCATTGTCGGCGCGTCCGGCTCGGGCAAAACGCTCACGCTCAATATTTTGGCGGGATTGCTGAAAGCGGATTCGGGGCATATCCGAATACAGGGCGAAAGCTGGTTCGACGGCAAAAAACACCTGCCGCCGCAAGAGCGGCGGGTGGGGCTGGTGTTTCAGGATTATGCGCTGTTTCCACACTTAACCGTGGCGCAAAACATTGCGTTCGGTCTCAACAGCGGGCTGGCCAATCCCAAGCAGCGGCAGGCTCTGGCGCAGGCCGCACCGTGGCTGGAGCGTATGCAGCTTGCACATGTGGCTGCGCACTATCCCGAAGAAATTTCCGGCGGGCAAAAGCAGCGCACGGCGCTGGCGCGCGCTTTGGCCAACCGGCCGAAGCTTCTGCTGCTGGACGAGCCTTTTTCCGCGCTCGACACGGATTTGCGCGCGCAAATGCGGCAGGAAGTGAACGAATTGGCCAAAGAGCAGGGCGTGCCGCTGATTCTGATTACGCATGATATGCAGGATGCGGAAGCGTTGGCGGATGAAATATGGCGTATGGATGCAGGCAGTTTGGGGATGGCATAA
- a CDS encoding calcium-binding protein, whose protein sequence is MSVTQWFEVNGYDSRTSKEQGGFNTNKQAITFKGQVDPASTDVKIYTYRTAKENNGETAIREYFTTIDKSQIKADGTFTVYGLTEMSGEVRFELQAASASGNITATRIAGTVEGNNQSMQVISENGVMYPDFKGNWHSYSRDIDIKGKVEAGSQNVRVKVDREHYTINDIDNEGNFTLSLKDLNAGQHTFVLKSTDADDNQGKDIYTISTGRKYGGGAVVIDQDDNAFMRKGQKSLSGNVLTDYFVEKGGKNPGILSFSVKGKSAAVGEELTIDGVGTIQIDFGGGYVFKPAEGFSGRVPDIIYQVANGTDTDYSVLSIRVNETGGNAYGESIIVADNADGANNVLQGRLVNDVLIGDTRNTFTKGMGDDKVVYTVKATNDTIEGNNGHDILFGDNISTEKLDFTAPDGSTAYEALRAYVDQQLGNNSDDAVRSFIAGNWATLLDSSSNGGNDILRGEVGSDILIGGAGDDFLDSGEGYDKYVFVTNSNSGRDTIKDFNLEKDKLVFTEALSDQNASWNDTAHMLTFTGNKDGQTYKNTITFQNFETGMTLEDVLKAQEVLG, encoded by the coding sequence ATGAGCGTTACACAATGGTTCGAAGTAAACGGCTACGACAGCCGCACATCGAAAGAACAAGGCGGCTTCAACACCAATAAGCAAGCCATCACGTTCAAAGGCCAAGTCGATCCGGCCAGCACCGATGTGAAAATCTACACCTACCGGACAGCCAAAGAAAACAACGGCGAAACCGCAATACGGGAATATTTTACAACCATTGATAAAAGCCAAATTAAAGCAGACGGCACATTCACCGTCTACGGCCTTACCGAAATGAGCGGCGAAGTGCGCTTCGAGCTGCAAGCGGCATCTGCTTCGGGCAACATTACCGCAACCCGCATCGCCGGTACGGTGGAGGGCAACAACCAAAGCATGCAGGTCATTTCCGAAAACGGCGTGATGTATCCCGACTTCAAGGGCAACTGGCACAGCTACTCGCGCGACATCGACATTAAAGGCAAAGTAGAAGCCGGCAGCCAAAACGTGCGCGTTAAAGTGGATCGGGAACACTACACCATCAATGACATCGATAACGAAGGCAACTTTACCCTATCCCTGAAAGATTTGAACGCCGGCCAGCACACGTTTGTTTTAAAATCCACCGATGCCGACGATAATCAGGGCAAAGACATCTACACCATCAGCACGGGCCGAAAATACGGCGGCGGCGCAGTGGTGATTGATCAGGACGACAACGCATTTATGCGCAAAGGCCAAAAAAGCCTGAGCGGCAACGTATTAACCGATTATTTCGTTGAAAAAGGCGGAAAAAACCCCGGCATATTGAGTTTCAGCGTTAAAGGCAAAAGTGCGGCCGTGGGCGAAGAATTAACCATCGACGGCGTAGGCACCATCCAAATAGATTTCGGCGGCGGATATGTGTTCAAACCAGCAGAAGGTTTCAGCGGCCGCGTGCCCGACATTATTTACCAAGTAGCCAACGGCACGGATACCGATTATTCGGTATTGTCGATCCGCGTAAACGAAACCGGCGGCAATGCTTACGGTGAAAGCATCATAGTAGCCGACAATGCCGACGGCGCCAACAATGTGCTGCAAGGCCGCTTGGTTAACGATGTGTTGATCGGCGACACCCGCAACACGTTCACCAAAGGCATGGGAGACGACAAAGTCGTGTACACCGTTAAAGCCACCAACGACACCATCGAAGGCAACAACGGCCACGACATCCTGTTCGGCGACAACATCAGCACCGAAAAACTCGACTTTACCGCGCCCGACGGCAGCACGGCCTACGAAGCCCTGCGCGCCTATGTGGATCAGCAGCTGGGCAACAACAGCGATGATGCCGTGCGCAGCTTTATCGCAGGCAACTGGGCGACCCTGCTCGACAGCAGCAGCAACGGCGGCAACGACATTCTGCGCGGCGAAGTGGGCAGCGACATCCTGATCGGCGGCGCGGGCGACGATTTTCTCGACAGCGGCGAAGGCTATGACAAATATGTGTTTGTGACCAACAGCAACAGCGGCCGCGACACCATCAAAGATTTCAATCTGGAAAAAGACAAGCTGGTGTTTACCGAAGCATTGAGCGATCAAAACGCTTCCTGGAACGATACCGCACACATGCTGACCTTTACCGGAAACAAAGACGGTCAAACTTACAAAAACACCATCACGTTCCAAAACTTCGAAACGGGTATGACATTGGAAGATGTGTTGAAAGCACAAGAAGTATTGGGCTAA
- a CDS encoding MliC family protein, whose protein sequence is MKIKSLLSVCAIAALAACTTPESNHGHNHQGHNHGHDHSHDQNQAPSGNATKFSCRNGLAVQIRPMGNDKIELTLDDKRAVLSQTRSGSGELYTGKTGLFGSGAQWHSKGNEAFFSFADPYGNKVDTSCNAM, encoded by the coding sequence ATGAAAATAAAATCTTTACTGTCTGTTTGCGCCATCGCTGCTTTGGCCGCCTGTACCACGCCTGAGTCAAACCACGGTCACAATCACCAAGGCCACAACCACGGCCACGATCATAGCCACGATCAAAACCAAGCACCGAGCGGAAACGCAACCAAATTTTCATGCCGCAACGGTTTAGCCGTCCAAATCCGCCCGATGGGCAACGATAAAATCGAATTGACATTGGATGACAAGCGGGCCGTTCTCAGCCAAACCCGTTCCGGTTCCGGCGAGCTTTACACAGGTAAAACCGGCCTCTTCGGCAGCGGCGCACAATGGCATTCAAAAGGTAACGAAGCCTTTTTCAGCTTTGCCGATCCTTACGGCAACAAAGTAGACACTTCCTGCAACGCTATGTAA
- the modB gene encoding molybdate ABC transporter permease subunit, producing MTESILITLYLSLKVAGLATLFNVVLGTAAGFALARLKFFGRDFLDTVLTLPMVMPPTVLGYYLLVLLGRKGPLGAWLQEHFGITLIFTWQGAVVAAMVVTFPLIFKPARAAFENVNPQLEQAARSLGLGAAAVFFRVSLPLAWRGILAGVLLAFARALGEFGATLMVAGSIPNETQTLSIAVYEAVQAGNDPLANGLVLLISAVCVVILLAIGRVAGGKGRRA from the coding sequence ATGACTGAATCCATCTTGATAACCCTCTACCTTTCGCTGAAAGTAGCCGGGCTGGCCACGCTGTTTAACGTGGTTTTAGGTACGGCTGCGGGTTTTGCACTGGCGCGCCTGAAATTTTTCGGGCGCGATTTTCTGGATACGGTGCTCACTTTGCCTATGGTGATGCCGCCGACCGTGCTCGGCTATTACCTGCTGGTACTGCTCGGCCGCAAAGGGCCTTTGGGCGCTTGGTTGCAGGAGCATTTCGGTATCACGTTGATTTTTACCTGGCAAGGCGCGGTGGTTGCCGCCATGGTGGTGACTTTCCCTTTGATTTTCAAACCGGCGAGGGCGGCTTTTGAAAATGTGAATCCGCAGCTTGAGCAGGCCGCCCGTTCGCTCGGCTTGGGTGCCGCTGCCGTGTTTTTCCGTGTGAGTCTGCCGTTGGCTTGGCGCGGCATTTTGGCCGGCGTGCTGCTGGCGTTTGCAAGGGCTTTGGGCGAGTTCGGTGCCACGCTGATGGTGGCGGGCAGTATTCCGAATGAAACGCAAACGCTTTCCATCGCTGTTTACGAAGCGGTTCAGGCAGGCAATGACCCGCTGGCCAACGGTTTGGTATTGCTGATTTCGGCGGTGTGCGTGGTGATTTTGCTGGCCATCGGGCGGGTGGCGGGCGGCAAAGGAAGGAGGGCGTGA
- a CDS encoding Ig-like domain-containing protein: MNKNYQLKINRADNSSELVYTNALMPVEIEARGSETFTLYNGDGSLADITVKREGDDLLLLPNNKNAHPIAKIEGYYQHHADFVNGEAVLQPIQDGSLHAKEVGIGKKAAIGAGVLLGAGVLAAAGGSDGGEPTSENSQRKITLKLDEVTGDGVLSMSEAQAPVSISGRAEGVEAGDKVQINVNGKAYHAAVSSNGTFSVKVEAADLVNNSKHNITASVNGKEAASRNYALQDEVAAQIRLNPVVGKNDVVGESGTDEIVTFSGKLVSADAGLQQYIQKGWISGLEIYIGNQTYRATVGEDGSFRFKANANDLTKVASEQVLVKYIESPFPFLSEYGNGNYNLYEGIPDNADLSQVGVEFADNPLFTNDAGQYQVAENAGDMLVTAIGGTVSGAGKAGDSVVVTVNGTDYRTSVGEDKTFSVNVKNSDLYADADHTLSAVLTTTNQAGKTISASDSDVYAVKETPNGAESGESGNAELPYFIRSLGDGSFQDKGLAFGYLDNTFNWHGPGSSLYVTYAFDPDSKYDRSMDKVLNGGKPFSEQQKNDIRALFEKYTEYAGITLVETTDVESANMVLYFDDMTSTERTPGDSDHIAGYAYAGGDVHLSTKVFTSDDAFGSYDGAVTVLHEVMHTFGFEHPFNEDSSDNPDSKSSLNKSEDLPKDEDELTYTLMSYTQQDDVGTPDLRVFDLAAMHYNFGVNRGQRSGNDIYTFSKFSRSSSDGGVYIWDGSGTDTFDASDAWAGVTASLQPGAWNYIGEKSPHLIHEKNEPVNLREAFGVENGKIWSVAEGRYVEETMADVYHSGQSFIGYGTQIENLIGSEFGDTLTGNKADNLIEGGAGDDTINGEDGNDILDGGAGNDTLAGGAGNDTYYVDSEHDRITEGADAGADTVFSTNNFELAGYIENLTLLGQTAVRGIGNDEANRIVGNGTDNVLDGKAGDDVLNGGKGSDMLTGGAGADTFVFDAALDGSIDTITDFQSGEDKISLSSLVFGMDSVTDGMLAFGADKATAETRLVYDKGTLYYDADGSGSGNAVAFAKLALDDNQTAQNVFIVA; encoded by the coding sequence ATGAATAAAAACTATCAACTGAAGATTAACCGTGCAGACAATAGCTCGGAATTGGTTTATACAAATGCTTTAATGCCTGTAGAAATCGAGGCTCGAGGCAGCGAAACATTTACCTTGTACAACGGGGATGGCAGCTTGGCTGATATAACGGTCAAGCGGGAAGGCGATGATTTATTGCTATTGCCGAATAACAAAAACGCTCATCCGATAGCAAAAATTGAAGGATATTACCAACATCATGCCGATTTTGTGAACGGCGAAGCCGTGCTGCAACCGATTCAGGACGGTTCTTTACATGCAAAAGAAGTAGGTATCGGCAAAAAAGCGGCAATCGGTGCGGGCGTGTTGCTCGGTGCGGGTGTGCTTGCAGCTGCGGGTGGTTCTGATGGCGGCGAACCGACCAGTGAAAACAGCCAACGTAAAATCACTTTGAAGCTGGACGAAGTTACCGGAGACGGCGTGTTGAGCATGAGTGAAGCACAGGCTCCGGTAAGCATCAGCGGCCGTGCAGAAGGCGTCGAAGCGGGAGACAAAGTGCAGATTAATGTAAACGGCAAAGCTTATCATGCCGCGGTTTCATCGAACGGTACGTTTAGTGTAAAAGTGGAAGCGGCCGATTTGGTAAACAACAGCAAGCACAACATTACCGCATCGGTAAACGGCAAAGAAGCCGCCAGCCGCAATTATGCGCTGCAAGACGAAGTGGCCGCACAAATCCGCCTGAATCCGGTGGTAGGTAAAAATGATGTGGTTGGAGAAAGCGGCACCGATGAGATTGTTACATTCAGCGGCAAGCTGGTAAGCGCGGATGCCGGGTTGCAGCAATATATTCAAAAAGGCTGGATCAGCGGGCTTGAAATCTATATCGGCAATCAAACTTACCGCGCAACAGTCGGCGAAGACGGCTCGTTCCGCTTTAAAGCCAACGCAAACGATTTGACCAAAGTAGCCAGCGAGCAGGTTTTGGTGAAATATATCGAAAGCCCGTTTCCTTTTTTGAGCGAGTACGGCAACGGTAATTACAATCTTTATGAAGGCATTCCGGACAATGCCGATTTATCGCAGGTGGGCGTTGAATTCGCGGACAACCCGCTGTTTACCAACGATGCCGGCCAGTACCAAGTGGCGGAAAATGCCGGAGACATGCTGGTTACCGCCATCGGCGGCACGGTTAGCGGTGCGGGCAAAGCCGGCGACAGCGTGGTGGTTACGGTAAACGGCACCGACTACCGCACTTCGGTAGGCGAAGACAAAACATTCAGCGTGAATGTGAAAAACAGCGATCTGTATGCCGATGCCGACCACACCTTAAGCGCTGTGCTGACCACAACAAATCAAGCGGGCAAAACCATATCTGCTTCAGACAGCGATGTTTATGCCGTGAAAGAAACGCCAAACGGTGCTGAAAGCGGCGAATCGGGCAATGCCGAGCTGCCGTATTTTATCCGTTCATTGGGCGACGGCAGCTTCCAGGACAAAGGGCTTGCTTTCGGCTACCTTGACAATACGTTCAACTGGCACGGCCCGGGCAGCTCCTTATATGTAACCTATGCCTTTGACCCGGACAGTAAATATGACCGCAGCATGGATAAAGTGCTCAACGGCGGCAAGCCTTTCAGCGAGCAGCAGAAAAACGATATCCGGGCATTGTTTGAAAAATACACCGAATACGCAGGCATCACGCTTGTCGAAACCACCGATGTGGAATCGGCCAATATGGTGCTCTATTTCGATGACATGACGTCAACCGAAAGAACGCCGGGGGATAGCGACCATATCGCCGGCTATGCTTATGCGGGAGGCGACGTACACTTATCGACCAAAGTATTTACGAGTGATGATGCTTTCGGCAGCTACGACGGCGCGGTTACCGTGTTGCATGAAGTGATGCATACTTTCGGCTTCGAGCATCCTTTCAATGAAGACAGCAGCGACAATCCCGACAGCAAAAGCTCTCTGAACAAAAGCGAAGATTTGCCCAAGGATGAAGACGAACTCACATATACCCTGATGTCGTATACGCAGCAAGACGATGTGGGCACGCCTGATCTGCGTGTGTTTGACTTGGCTGCCATGCATTACAATTTCGGTGTTAACCGAGGCCAGCGCAGCGGTAACGACATTTACACCTTCTCCAAATTCAGCCGCAGCAGCAGCGACGGCGGTGTGTATATTTGGGACGGCAGCGGCACCGATACATTCGACGCTTCGGATGCTTGGGCGGGTGTAACCGCAAGTTTGCAGCCCGGAGCGTGGAACTATATCGGTGAAAAAAGCCCTCATCTGATCCATGAGAAAAACGAGCCGGTTAATTTGCGCGAAGCTTTCGGTGTGGAAAACGGAAAAATATGGTCGGTGGCAGAGGGGCGTTATGTAGAAGAAACCATGGCTGATGTTTACCATTCCGGCCAATCCTTTATCGGCTACGGCACGCAGATTGAAAACCTGATCGGCTCAGAGTTCGGCGATACTTTAACCGGCAATAAAGCCGACAACCTGATTGAAGGCGGCGCGGGCGACGACACGATAAACGGCGAAGACGGCAACGACATTCTCGACGGCGGCGCAGGTAACGATACGCTGGCAGGCGGTGCAGGCAATGACACTTACTATGTCGACAGTGAGCACGACCGCATAACGGAAGGTGCAGACGCCGGCGCCGACACCGTGTTCAGCACAAACAACTTCGAGCTTGCCGGATATATCGAAAATCTTACCTTGCTGGGGCAAACCGCTGTGCGCGGCATAGGTAACGATGAAGCCAACCGCATTGTCGGCAACGGCACCGACAATGTACTCGACGGCAAAGCGGGGGATGACGTGCTGAACGGCGGAAAAGGCAGCGATATGCTTACCGGCGGCGCCGGCGCGGATACCTTTGTGTTTGATGCCGCGCTGGACGGTTCAATCGACACCATTACCGATTTCCAATCCGGCGAAGATAAAATCAGCTTGAGCAGCCTTGTATTCGGCATGGATTCGGTTACCGACGGCATGCTGGCATTCGGTGCGGACAAGGCCACGGCGGAAACGCGTTTGGTTTACGATAAAGGCACGCTTTATTATGATGCCGACGGCTCGGGCAGCGGCAACGCGGTTGCGTTTGCCAAACTCGCGTTGGACGACAACCAAACGGCGCAAAACGTGTTTATCGTTGCATAA
- a CDS encoding DMT family transporter translates to MADQRDVLGSGWMVVAAALFTLMNLWIKEMGQKHGFGTGELVFWRMAFSALVLGMIAKAQGKTFATPHLKAHLNRSVSGTLGMFCIFYAVVHLPLATGVTLSYTSSIFLALLSFLVLKEKIPTYTQLMLVLGFAGVVLLLNPSFKSGQEVAALVGLLGGLLAGWAYLQVRELSLLGEPAWRVVFYLSLVGTVMGAAWATVSGWHMPSGAAWLYILGIGASALGAQLAMTHAYKVGRKFTVAALAYLTVVFSTLAGIFWLGDKIGWQEWLGMVIIVLSGVLSALKK, encoded by the coding sequence ATGGCTGATCAACGCGATGTTCTCGGCTCGGGCTGGATGGTTGTGGCTGCCGCGCTCTTTACGCTGATGAATTTATGGATTAAAGAAATGGGTCAGAAGCACGGTTTCGGCACGGGCGAGCTGGTGTTTTGGCGCATGGCGTTTTCGGCGCTGGTGTTGGGTATGATTGCCAAAGCGCAAGGCAAAACATTTGCCACGCCGCATTTGAAAGCACACCTCAACCGCAGTGTTTCGGGCACTTTGGGCATGTTTTGCATTTTTTATGCGGTTGTCCACCTGCCGCTGGCTACGGGGGTAACGCTCAGCTATACCTCGTCGATTTTTTTGGCTTTGCTGTCGTTTTTGGTGTTGAAAGAGAAAATCCCGACCTATACGCAGCTGATGCTGGTGCTGGGCTTTGCCGGCGTGGTGTTGCTGCTGAACCCTTCGTTTAAGAGCGGGCAGGAGGTGGCCGCTTTGGTGGGTTTGCTGGGCGGTTTGCTGGCGGGCTGGGCGTATTTGCAGGTGCGGGAGCTTTCATTGTTGGGGGAACCGGCTTGGCGGGTGGTGTTTTATCTTTCGCTGGTCGGCACGGTAATGGGGGCGGCATGGGCAACGGTTTCAGGCTGGCATATGCCTTCGGGTGCGGCTTGGCTTTATATTTTGGGCATCGGCGCTTCGGCATTGGGTGCGCAACTTGCAATGACGCATGCTTATAAAGTGGGGCGGAAATTCACGGTGGCCGCACTGGCTTACCTGACGGTGGTGTTTTCTACGCTGGCGGGTATTTTTTGGCTGGGCGATAAAATCGGCTGGCAAGAATGGCTGGGGATGGTTATTATAGTGTTGAGCGGTGTGTTGAGCGCGCTGAAAAAATAG
- a CDS encoding DNA internalization-related competence protein ComEC/Rec2 codes for MYRIERCLPAWVLGVAASFALPAVPAWYVTAAAGTGLLLVARRSGVAVVLLAALLGMAYGIWRTELALANQWPVGRFAADTLTLKVTGLPQREERRVRFEAQVQDAGGRQRRVQLSDYSLRDWPVGSVWRANVRLRAPVGEVNLRGFNREAWALANGLDALGTVGKAREQVGQDPAGGVLGLRVAISGNWQQVQGFEQGVALMRALSIGEQGALPNRAWQAFRPLGLTHLVSISGLHVSMVGLMAAWLARLVLRRLPFSFKRPRTVVLAAGLAAACLYALLAGFGVPTQRTVLMLAAFAWIWHSRKGQSVWFAWWAALSAVLLFDPLAVLGVGTWLSFGLVAALLWISAWRLEEKGWRVFWRGQYALLLVSLVALGFMFAALPLISPLVNLLAVPWFSWVLVPLALAASAFPFIPLQTFAAGAGQYTMHALFWLGDRAPEWSVAAAPAGLLWLAAAAVSAALLPRGMGLRPWAFIVLAGFVFYRPPAVPHGAVKITVWDVGQGLAVSFHTASKTLLFDTGTEAAAQTQLIPSLRAMGVRRLDAAVFSHHDNDHDGGAELIRQAFSPTVVWAGQPGFYPNARPCHEGKAWNWDGVHFEWLSLSEKSDDDNEQSCILRVVAAEKALLVTGDLSRRGEQSLVGQYGEDLYSHVLVLGHHGSNSASSSAFLNVVAPQYAIASSGFANAYGHPAEAVKNRLRAHGIRLMRTDLHGVQQFWFVKKEERSSDLEPDSSKPYWQKKPFKHE; via the coding sequence GTGTACCGAATCGAACGCTGTCTGCCCGCATGGGTGTTGGGAGTTGCGGCTTCTTTTGCGTTGCCGGCCGTGCCTGCATGGTATGTAACGGCTGCTGCAGGCACGGGTTTGCTGCTGGTTGCGCGGCGCAGCGGTGTGGCTGTTGTGCTGTTGGCGGCGTTGTTGGGTATGGCATACGGTATCTGGCGCACTGAGCTTGCTTTGGCAAACCAATGGCCTGTCGGGCGGTTTGCGGCAGATACGCTAACGTTGAAAGTAACCGGCCTGCCTCAGCGGGAAGAGCGGCGGGTAAGGTTTGAAGCGCAAGTGCAGGATGCGGGCGGGCGGCAACGGCGGGTTCAGCTTTCCGATTATTCGTTGCGGGATTGGCCTGTGGGCAGTGTGTGGCGGGCTAATGTGAGGCTGCGGGCGCCGGTGGGCGAGGTGAACCTGCGCGGTTTCAATCGGGAAGCGTGGGCGTTGGCCAATGGTTTGGATGCTTTGGGCACGGTCGGGAAGGCGCGCGAACAGGTCGGGCAGGATCCTGCGGGCGGTGTGCTTGGGCTGCGTGTGGCAATCAGCGGCAATTGGCAGCAGGTGCAGGGTTTCGAGCAAGGCGTGGCGCTGATGCGTGCTTTGAGCATAGGCGAGCAAGGTGCGCTGCCGAACCGGGCTTGGCAGGCGTTCCGCCCTTTGGGCTTGACCCACTTGGTCAGCATATCCGGCCTGCATGTCAGTATGGTGGGTTTGATGGCGGCATGGTTGGCGCGGTTGGTGCTGCGCCGGCTGCCGTTTTCGTTTAAAAGGCCGCGCACGGTGGTGTTGGCGGCCGGTTTGGCGGCTGCGTGTCTTTATGCGCTGCTGGCAGGGTTCGGCGTGCCGACGCAGCGCACTGTATTGATGCTGGCTGCATTTGCTTGGATTTGGCATTCGAGAAAAGGGCAGTCCGTTTGGTTTGCCTGGTGGGCGGCGCTCTCGGCCGTGTTGCTGTTTGACCCTCTGGCGGTGTTGGGTGTGGGCACTTGGCTTTCGTTCGGTTTGGTGGCCGCTTTATTGTGGATAAGCGCTTGGCGGTTGGAAGAAAAAGGGTGGCGGGTGTTTTGGCGCGGTCAGTATGCCTTGCTGCTGGTGTCTTTAGTGGCTCTGGGGTTTATGTTTGCCGCTTTGCCTTTAATCAGCCCGCTGGTAAATTTGCTCGCCGTGCCTTGGTTTTCGTGGGTGTTGGTGCCGTTGGCGTTGGCGGCATCCGCATTTCCTTTCATTCCTTTGCAAACTTTCGCGGCCGGTGCAGGTCAATACACGATGCATGCCTTGTTCTGGCTGGGCGACCGGGCGCCGGAATGGAGCGTTGCCGCAGCGCCTGCGGGCTTGTTGTGGTTGGCGGCGGCAGCTGTATCGGCAGCGTTGTTGCCGCGCGGGATGGGGCTGAGGCCGTGGGCGTTTATCGTGTTGGCCGGTTTCGTTTTTTACCGCCCGCCTGCCGTGCCGCATGGTGCTGTAAAGATTACGGTGTGGGATGTCGGGCAGGGGCTGGCCGTCAGCTTTCACACCGCTTCCAAAACGCTGCTGTTCGATACCGGAACGGAAGCTGCGGCGCAAACGCAGCTGATTCCGAGCCTGCGTGCAATGGGTGTGCGCAGGCTGGATGCCGCGGTATTTTCCCATCACGATAACGACCACGACGGCGGAGCCGAACTTATCAGACAGGCATTCAGCCCGACAGTGGTATGGGCGGGTCAGCCCGGATTTTATCCGAATGCACGGCCTTGCCATGAGGGCAAAGCTTGGAACTGGGACGGCGTGCATTTCGAATGGCTAAGCCTGTCTGAAAAATCAGATGACGATAACGAACAAAGCTGTATTTTGCGTGTGGTGGCGGCTGAAAAAGCGTTGCTGGTTACGGGCGATTTGAGCCGGCGGGGCGAGCAGTCGTTGGTCGGGCAATATGGCGAAGACTTGTACAGCCATGTGTTGGTACTCGGCCATCACGGCAGCAACAGCGCGTCTTCAAGCGCATTTTTGAATGTGGTTGCGCCGCAATATGCCATAGCGTCCAGCGGTTTTGCCAACGCTTACGGGCATCCTGCCGAAGCGGTGAAAAACCGCTTGCGCGCGCACGGTATCCGACTGATGCGCACGGATTTGCATGGTGTACAACAATTCTGGTTTGTGAAAAAAGAAGAGAGGTCTTCCGATTTGGAGCCGGATTCAAGCAAACCGTATTGGCAGAAAAAGCCGTTTAAGCATGAATAA
- the modA gene encoding molybdate ABC transporter substrate-binding protein → MNFRKTAFAVALIAAVPAASAAEITVSAAASLSDAFKEIAGQYQKQHPDAKIKLNTAASGALLQQAAKGAPVDVLAFADQKTMDMAGGQNLIVPATRKNFARNTLVVVAPADSKLAVKGLKDLQQSSVKRIAVGNPESVPAGRYAKAALEKAGVWTSITPKIINTQNVRQALDYVARGEVEAGFVYNTDAQIQKDKVKVLWTVPLEKPVTYPIAVAKDSKQQVEAKRFADYVLSAKGQAVLRKYGFTRP, encoded by the coding sequence ATGAACTTTCGCAAAACAGCTTTTGCAGTGGCTTTAATTGCCGCCGTGCCGGCCGCCTCTGCCGCGGAAATCACCGTGTCTGCTGCCGCCAGCCTGAGTGATGCGTTTAAAGAAATTGCCGGGCAATACCAAAAGCAGCATCCCGATGCCAAAATCAAATTGAACACCGCCGCTTCCGGCGCGTTATTGCAGCAGGCTGCCAAAGGTGCGCCGGTTGACGTGTTGGCGTTTGCCGACCAGAAAACCATGGATATGGCCGGCGGGCAAAACCTGATCGTGCCCGCCACACGTAAAAATTTTGCCCGCAACACGCTGGTGGTTGTGGCGCCTGCCGACAGCAAACTGGCTGTTAAGGGTTTGAAAGATTTGCAGCAAAGCAGCGTGAAGCGCATTGCCGTGGGCAATCCGGAAAGCGTGCCGGCAGGCCGTTATGCCAAAGCCGCTTTGGAAAAAGCAGGCGTGTGGACTTCGATCACGCCGAAAATCATCAACACCCAAAACGTACGTCAGGCGCTTGATTATGTAGCGCGCGGCGAGGTGGAAGCGGGTTTTGTGTACAACACCGATGCGCAGATTCAGAAAGACAAAGTGAAAGTGCTGTGGACTGTGCCGCTGGAGAAACCGGTTACTTATCCGATTGCCGTAGCGAAAGACAGCAAGCAGCAGGTCGAAGCCAAACGCTTCGCCGATTATGTGCTTTCTGCCAAAGGGCAGGCGGTTTTGCGGAAATACGGTTTTACCCGGCCTTAA